The Henckelia pumila isolate YLH828 chromosome 2, ASM3356847v2, whole genome shotgun sequence genome includes a window with the following:
- the LOC140878244 gene encoding protein BIG GRAIN 1-like E: MSVTDHPGFSKNISLQWRNYSGELDVFEATQYFSGANETDHHPGYYNSPNLRQNPVKEIVRRMSLDLPQSSIKNITPQINHRMITETQTKEKKKYRQPSSPGARIASFLNSLFNQKSVKKKKKKLKSGGGYFPVTKNSAVDSKSIYSTSSSGFTTPPHVHANAPTKSSCKEFRSFSDPLQHAIPVPKTSSDENYAWPSDEKLICRNGSSAKVARNGNYNWVENLYSSSEGHEEQFRKFSHGGDSDSSSDLFDLPNYDLDICSSSTGLPVYETTQMDRIKKI, encoded by the coding sequence ATGTCTGTAACAGACCATCCAGGATTCAGCAAGAATATTTCACTCCAATGGAGGAACTATTCCGGGGAGCTCGACGTCTTCGAGGCGACGCAGTACTTCTCCGGCGCCAATGAAACTGATCATCATCCAGGTTACTACAATTCTCCAAATCTTAGACAAAATCCCGTAAAAGAAATTGTTAGACGGATGAGCCTAGACTTGCCGCAAAGcagtataaaaaatattactccACAGATCAATCACAGGATGATCACCGAAACGCAAacgaaagaaaagaagaaatacAGACAGCCGAGCTCTCCGGGAGCAAGGATAGCCAGTTTCTTGAACTCTTTATTCAATCAGAAATctgtgaagaagaagaagaagaaattgaaatcGGGTGGCGGCTATTTTCCAGTCACGAAAAACTCTGCTGTTGATTCGAAATCTATTTATTCAACTTCAAGTTCCGGTTTCACGACTCCTCCTCATGTTCATGCAAACGCTCCCACGAAATCATCATGCAAAGAATTCAGAAGCTTTTCTGATCCCCTCCAGCATGCGATTCCTGTGCCCAAAACGTCGTCGGACGAAAATTACGCCTGGCCGTCGGATGAGAAACTCATATGCAGAAATGGGTCTTCCGCAAAAGTTGCAAGAAACGGGAATTATAATTgggttgaaaatttatattcatcaTCGGAAGGACATGAGGaacaatttcgaaaattcagccATGGCGGAGATAGCGATTCAAGTTCCGATCTGTTTGATTTACCAAATTACGATTTGGATATTTGTTCGAGCAGTACTGGTTTGCCTGTTTATGAAACAACTCAGATGGATAGGATCAAGAAAATATAA
- the LOC140884997 gene encoding protein CRABS CLAW isoform X1 — protein MSSESSLKNTMDLVQSSSEHLCYVRCNFCNTVLAVGIPCKRLLDTITVKCGHCSNLSFMSTRPPLPGQCYDHQTTSHQAICGESKKGQSSSSSSSSSPFIEPLSPKAPYVVKPPEKKHRLPSAYNRFMKEEIQRIKAANPEIPHREAFSAAAKNWARYIPSTPQGSISSSNNA, from the exons ATGAGCAGTGAATCATCTCTCAAAAACACCATGGATTTGGTTCAATCCAGCTCTGAGCATCTTTGCTATGTCCGATGCAACTTCTGCAACACCGTTCTTGCG GTTGGGATTCCATGCAAGAGGTTGTTGGATACTATCACAGTGAAATGTGGGCATTGCAGCAATCTTTCTTTTATGAGCACCAGGCCCCCTCTTCCTGGACAATGTTATGATCATCAAACAACTTCTCACCAG GCTATCTGTGGAGAATCTAAGAAGGGCCAGTCTTCATCATCGTCTTCTTCCTCGTCCCCGTTCATCGAGCCCTTGTCTCCTAAAGCTCCATATGTGGTGAAAC ctcccgagaagaagcacaggCTTCCATCTGCCTACAATAGATTCATGAA AGAGGAAATTCAGCGCATCAAAGCCGCGAATCCGGAGATACCACATCGAGAAGCTTTCAGCGCAGCAGCAAAAAAT TGGGCTAGGTACATTCCAAGCACACCACAAGGCTCCATTTCAAGCAGTAACAAT GCTTAA
- the LOC140884997 gene encoding protein DROOPING LEAF isoform X2: MSSESSLKNTMDLVQSSSEHLCYVRCNFCNTVLAVGIPCKRLLDTITVKCGHCSNLSFMSTRPPLPGQCYDHQTTSHQAICGESKKGQSSSSSSSSSPFIEPLSPKAPYVVKPPEKKHRLPSAYNRFMKEEIQRIKAANPEIPHREAFSAAAKNVSLVHSKHTTRLHFKQ; the protein is encoded by the exons ATGAGCAGTGAATCATCTCTCAAAAACACCATGGATTTGGTTCAATCCAGCTCTGAGCATCTTTGCTATGTCCGATGCAACTTCTGCAACACCGTTCTTGCG GTTGGGATTCCATGCAAGAGGTTGTTGGATACTATCACAGTGAAATGTGGGCATTGCAGCAATCTTTCTTTTATGAGCACCAGGCCCCCTCTTCCTGGACAATGTTATGATCATCAAACAACTTCTCACCAG GCTATCTGTGGAGAATCTAAGAAGGGCCAGTCTTCATCATCGTCTTCTTCCTCGTCCCCGTTCATCGAGCCCTTGTCTCCTAAAGCTCCATATGTGGTGAAAC ctcccgagaagaagcacaggCTTCCATCTGCCTACAATAGATTCATGAA AGAGGAAATTCAGCGCATCAAAGCCGCGAATCCGGAGATACCACATCGAGAAGCTTTCAGCGCAGCAGCAAAAAATGTGAGCTTA GTACATTCCAAGCACACCACAAGGCTCCATTTCAAGCAGTAA